In a single window of the Phocoena phocoena chromosome 14, mPhoPho1.1, whole genome shotgun sequence genome:
- the LOC136134117 gene encoding prolyl-tRNA synthetase associated domain-containing protein 1, translating to MAGGELRAALEQRLEALAIRTEVVEHPEVFTVEEMMPHIQHLKGAHSKNLFLKDKKKKDYWLVTVLHDRQINLNDLAKQLGVGSGNLRFADETAMLEKLKVGQGCATPLALFCDDGDVKFVLDSAFLEGGHEKVYFHPMTNAATMGLSPEDFLTFVKETGHDPIRLNFDKN from the exons ATGGCAGGTGGCGAGTTGCGGGCAGCGCTGGAGCAGCGTCTCGAAGCCCTGGCCATCCGTACGGAGGTCGTGGAGCACCCGGAG GtgtttacagttgaagaaatgaTGCCTCATATCCAACATCTGAAAGGAGCACATAGTAAGAACTTATTtcttaaagacaaaaagaaaaaagactattGGCTGGTGACAGTTCTTCATGATagacaaattaatttaaatgatctTGCCAAGCAGTTAGGTGTTGGAAGTGGAAATCTGCGGTTTGCTGATGAAACAGCCATGCTAGAAAAACTGAAAGTTGGCCAAGGCTGTGCCACACCGTTGGCACTCTTCTGTGATGATGGAGATGTGAAATTTGTTCTGGATTCTGCTTTTTTGGAAGGTGGACATGAAAAGGTGTACTTTCATCCAATGACCAATGCTGCAACCATGGGATTGAGCCCTGAAGACTTTCTCACATTTGTGAAGGAGACAGGACACGATCCCATAAGACTAAATTTTGATAAAAACTAA